A window from Acidobacteriota bacterium encodes these proteins:
- a CDS encoding response regulator, translating to MVCFIDDLFFLAKIQETARKLGVKVEFAKAEKETLDRLTSDDEDKPSLIIFDLNNANAKPLTTIPKLKNRLKKQTSIVGFLSHLQGDLKVKAQEAGCDMVVPRSAFSQNLPALLRRHGSDMQDSNEA from the coding sequence ATCGTTTGCTTCATCGATGACCTGTTCTTCCTGGCCAAGATTCAGGAGACGGCGCGCAAGTTGGGAGTCAAGGTCGAATTCGCGAAAGCTGAAAAAGAGACCCTCGACCGGCTCACGAGCGACGATGAAGACAAGCCATCGCTTATCATCTTCGATCTCAATAACGCCAACGCCAAACCGCTCACGACGATTCCCAAACTGAAAAACAGGCTGAAAAAGCAAACGTCGATCGTCGGCTTCCTTTCGCATCTTCAGGGTGACCTCAAGGTAAAGGCCCAGGAAGCGGGATGCGACATGGTGGTACCACGCTCTGCTTTCTCGCAGAACCTTCCCGCATTGCTCCGGCGACACGGATCAGATATGCAGGATTCGAACGAGGCATAG